TGGCGGTATGGGTATTGTTTTGTTTCCGCATATTTTTACAACCCTGAACCAAACGTACGGAATCCACGGAACCTTCCTGATCCTATCTGCCCTAAACAGTCACGGGATCATGTTCTCAATCCTTTATGACGTCAGTCTGGCTAACAGCAAACCAAGTGAGTACTCCTCATACCTGTACAACATTGCTCAGAAAATCACATCTTACATATGTAGATACAATGTACATGCTAAAGTAGTATCATGGTACCccaaaaatggataaaaatcattattatactttcatgttcaaaactgaaatctgattggtttagacggagttgataatccgttctattaccctcagcgttagcaacacacttggcaacggctaacacaacgaattgttacatgcgcgtaaactatgcgcgtacggttcgccaaagaattcacgtcattcatatgtaaaagtagttaagttttctttgaaaattaagacattcagtataataaaataaaaagtgcctgtttaggagggtaagagttgtAATCGACaccccttgaaaaccattgtcaacctccgcttcgcgtcggttgacaacggttttctcggggtgtcgattttaactcttaccctcctaaacaggcactatttatacaCTAGTATACtcaatcaacgaaaattgattAAGAAAACTAATGTCGCCACTGTAGGTTATACCATTTCCAAACtctgtttgaaattttttgaagGTCCTAGCTTATCAAATCATCGGTCATCAAGTTAATCGAAATCGTTTCAGATGCAATGGCCATAATGAGGCAAGTTTACCGGACCGTATTTGACCCCGAACTTCTGAGATCGGCGCGGTACACGGGGGTGTGTGCGGCCTATCTGTTGCTCTATGTGGCCTATGGGATCCCTTTCCTGTTCCTTCCGGTCAAAAACGCAAAGACGGGACTCTCTAAGGAAGTGACATCACTTTTGATATCTGTGAGCGGAATCTCTAACCTTGCCTCCCGATTCATCATGGCGGGACTCGCCAGCACTTCCGGTCAAAGACGACGCCTTTTTCTGTCTGTATCTTTTGCTATGAACGCGGTGTCCTTTCTCTTTTTTCCACTTTTTTCTGACATTTTGTTTCTGTCAGTCGGGGCTGTGTTGTTTGGGTTTTCAGCTGGTAAGGAATGTTAAtgctttatattttgaattgttttttttgttttttgcttctTTTTAAAATGCGATCATCAAGGACTGCTCGgtatattttttggttttaggAATCTTCATCAGCATCACACCCCCTGTATTAATAGACCTGTTTGGAGTAGACAAGTTGTCCAGCACCCTGGGGACTAACTACCTCGTCATAGGGACCGGTTACCTTCTAGGGGGACCACTCATGCGTGCGTTATTTTTCAATACAtgttatataataatattttgatatttttgttatttcttttcaatcatttttaaaacttggAAGGGCTTTATACCTTAGTTTTGTATATATTGAAGGAGATCAGCTGTAATAGGGTACGTATTTCGGTTTGTTTTTACTATATACGTgtgtatacattgtataacCCTTAAATTGCACATAACCTTTGTATATTTTTTGCGACTGAACACGCGATGTCATCCTTTTACGTCGAGGGAAGAAAACTGCGTCtcgctttaaaattaaaataaaatttgaagttcGCGCAGAGATTGACACGCgtatattgaaatttaaaaacaacgaCAACATTAACGTCGCTTTCAATGGTGTCAGCCAAGGTAATGAATACAGGTACCTAAATTCCAAACAGTTTGAGAATTTCCTCAATTCGTGACTGCACATtgcataattaaattataagaaacGTTGTTTACGGGCGGGGTTGATCTATTATACAGGCCACCTATCCCTGGCGATGTCGGCCATTGACCCCGTGTTCTACACTTCCGCCGGATGTACAGTTATGGGAATGCTGTTGATTATGACAGTCTCTTGTGACGGCAGGAATCTGGCGAGAATTCTGAAGATAATTAAACGACATTTTGCTCCAGTCTCAATCCCCCCGGTGTTACCAATTAATACTGACGGTGGGATATTTACAATTAGTTACCGGAAGTACTGAAAATAGCGGAAGTATACCGGTCATGTCAGTGTGGGGGTCCCCGACAGGCGTGGACGAAGATTCGAGTTTCAATCAGAGCAGACTTAAGCTTGACCATCAAACTTTATCAAACTGTGATTAAGAAGTattttgcatgtgcatgtatcCTACTAGTTAAAAGTAGTTAGATATCaagatgaaatatatataatggaTATGCATGAAAGAATTATAACTGTTACTCCTAAGCGTATCGTGTGTAGCTGCATTGTGTTTATGATTGATATTACAAGAGAAGTGAACACAATAGTcgttcatatatttttatattaatgtgaaataaaaagatgataacaataataaaagtcatgataaataataaaataataaagatttccACCTAAGTTTTGGCGCTCTTGTCTGGTGAAGGCGCAAATTCTAGCGGTCCTGTGTGTGTCTTAGTTTGACTAAATTCAGGCCTCCACAAAGCAATAGACATCTCAGAAAGAGTAATAAGTATATAAAGGTGTGACTGGGCTCACACGTGAGTTTGTCTAAGCTTCATGTCGCTCAGGGACCAGAACTCATAGTCTGTAGAGTCCAACCGTAATtagtttaaaaagatttaaatatgtatataaatgatgttttaattgAGATAAAAACCGATCGCTTCGTTAAATTTCTGTTCTAATTTTTCACAATTagtaattaaaactttttatctttTCTGCTCTACACCAGATTACaggcataaaaaaataatgttgtgTCTTTTAACTTCGTCTTACACATTTTTTCGACTATTTCATATACAGAACAGCCTACATTCTCATTGGTTAGTTATGGAAGAATAACATCTAAACGctactttgtaaaaaaaaaatgattttcaatttATGTACGTCTGACCGATATCACGAGGAAGATTTTATAACCacatcaaacattttctttctttttttcatatacgTTACACGACCCGCTAACCTCATTATCAATCACACATCAATTTCCTCCCCAGGTTTTTCGCACACCTTCATCACTGACATATATTTTCGGGATCGTTATCACTGCTTATGGGTTTACGTAACAGATTTCCCTAAAACGAGCTGTAATCTATGCAGGCCTCTGtatttacatatgtaaatatactACTCTAAACCCCATCTGATGCTGATTATTAATCCAAATGAAAACAGAGCACGGGAATTACTCAGTATTATGTCATTCACCCGCCGGATAATAGTACATCAAGCCCTGCTTATCTCGCACGCTGACCATTCTAAACACGTGTAGCATGTCTTGAATGAATACGCTGTCAGCCAATCCGCACCCTTCAAAACGTCTAATGACGCAATACCCGCGATCGCTGGAGTTATTATTCCTGACTTTGACGGACTGTAGCGATTTTTAGACGCCTCTAAGTAAACAGCGATTTTGAGCGTCCATTTCCATTGTTTCCCGGTGGTGTCTAAGTCATAGCATTGTACACTTCTGTACGGAGtgggttttctttttcaaaatcagGTAAGATGTATTTACCAAAACAATCAATACAATATAAGTATAGAGAtgaattgtaaactttttgattAAGTGCTGCTAATTCTACGGTAATATCCTTAGGGATGGGGCACTGGAATGTGAGTGAttcaaatgtttcaaatgtCATTTGGTTCACAAGAAGTCGTATTGTTTAACGAACAAGCtatataattttgtaatttCATGTGGTATATCCTATCCGTtgctaaaatgaaaataaaatttttgttcTGCTTTCTAAAAAAACTTGTAGATTAAGGAAGTAGGGTGAAATTTGAATGGTTTTTTTCTCATTCGTTTTAATTTTCCAGTCTTGAAAAAAGTTATCTACATTGTgagttgtaaattttgattaaaaccaGATCACGCCCCAGGATTATCTTTCTGTATCTGAATTTTAATTTACTGGTCTTTGATAAGTGGTGTAAAGCTACTAGGGACGCGGGCTACAGATAAGAGGCTGAGCGCGCTTCATCAAGGCATCCATCATCTTACAGGCAGCCATCTTTCTGTATAGTTTTTCAAGTGAGTAGGCGACCTTAAACACTTCAAATTCATTACACATAGTGTACAAACCTCCTGGGGGAGACGGGTTAAGTAAAACAATCACACAAGATATCGGTATTCCTGGAACTCGCCGCTAATTGAGGCCCACCCCCCTCTCCCTTCACATTTATACAATTGTTTTACTACGACGTGGTGCTGTAAGGCTTGTCGTAGTATTTTCGATTGTTGTGAGTTTGTTCGAATTCGTCTGTAAAACTATTCTAAACTTCGTAATTTcttgatacatatatataacattCTGAAATGGATCCATGTTGTTTCTTAATTAAAAGAACGTGAAGATATCGATTGGGTTAACTAATGTTGTGGTAGGGATTAATTGGATTATTGGGATAAGTTGAGAAaacatataaacaaaattaaaccaCGTTGggttttaattgaaaattccACAACGTTAAAAGTCAAACCTTGCTATGAAAAATCTTCCTTTAGATATTATCATCCAGCTATTATTTCAAGGCGAAATGCGCTTTTAAACCTTTCGGCCTTTAAGATTCCGATGGATATGTCTATTTTAAGTTATAGATGCGATCTGCCAGAACTcagacaatatttcaaataacttcCGACAGGTTCAGGGTCGAATAGATATATTGTGCTCTTTATTGAATTAGACTTGTCCTTATTTCAACCAGATGTTTGCAATTTAGAAAGATTCGGAGAATGAAATCTTTTgaatgccaattttttttttttttataaaagattaTCAAATCGCTTACTAgtaatcaatattttcaaatacatgtatactggttTGTTGATCCCCTCCTTCctaaaaaaaaggtaaaaaaaaaagattctttccacgaaaaaaaaaaagaatcgattccaaattgcacataaaacTTCTAACATTCCTCCATACTCAGTGATAAACTAAATTAAAGATCTTAAATGGTGTAGCACCTATGGGATATacgacatatacatgtaactatactGACCTACTTTCTGAGAATTACTATATAAATGGTAAGTGTCAGTGACCTATGGGTCAGAGATCTTGGTTTATGAGTGAGGACGTATATTACTGGAGTAAGGGGTGATGTACCGCGGTATCTCACGAAGTCAGATGTCACTCTTGAAGATTGGATGCGTAACATTGTCTTCTACAACTTTATCTGAAAAACCCCCTCAGATCTACTAGATTTTCGTAGAGATTATGTTAAAAGTCAACGACTGTAGAGACCTAATGTTATTGCCCCGAGTCGCTGCAATAGACAAGCTACAGCACCCGTCATGTCTCACTACTCCACTTCACATAATGATGAGTAACTGGGAGTGAATTTAGACTCATGTCACTTCTCCATCTCGAGTAGAGAGAGTTATTGGGGGTGGGACAGTCATTGAGATTCTTCAGTTTTTTTGTGTGAATTGTACCAGGTTGCACTTTATCAGCGCCTCGGCATTACAAAGTTTTGCCGGGGATCTAATTTAAACTCATCATCGTAAGGGCTTGATTTATCGAACACACGTGTGGGTAATCAAGACCGTTACTTTTTGTAATTATGTAAGATTTGCAGAAACCGGCAAACAGACAGACGCACATAAAACTGTCAGTGCTAATCACGTGTCTTGCTTGGAATTGTTTTCCCCAAACTCACACAATACAACAAATACACTTCTGAATATAGAGTGGAATCGTTAGTATACGCCAAAAATACCATGGACTGGTTCGCCGTCAGTCTGTTCAATGCAAATATCCCGAATTTCTTGGCGAAAGCGTTTGAAATTACGACTATAGGCAAAGAAGTCTCTGACTGCCAGTCTATCAGTACAGACATGTATTAGTACACAAAACCATTCTGTCTCAGACGGTgattgtttgtacatgtatcttacatttatatatttgcaAGTCTAgctatcttttttatttttgcttattaatatacatgtaccactaaTCATACATAGATCTACTGTCTAAAGTTTCTGTATGATTTGCACATTTAGAATTCACTTTAGAAATGTTTGCAAGTGCAAGGGGGATAGGAAGTGTGTTTACTTCGCGAGTGTAAGGAAAGAGGGATAGGaagtgtgtttgtgtgtgggggttttttcttgggggggggggattaggGTATTCACGGACCCCGTGTAGTGCCGAGGTACCAGAATACTAGTACAGTATGTGATCGTAGTTCTGATTATGATATATCAAATAACATTGATTTCCTTTCTCTTTCTAGGCTTTTAGTGTGGTGAAAACAATAATGGTCAGCCTTATTCACAATCTGGACGACACGAAATGGGTGGAAGTGAATTCTTCTGACCGCGGAGAAGGTAAGACAATACAATCACggaaaaatatcataatatataaggtttatatttttattgaaacgCGCTGTTTTGATTGGCTGTGGAGTGCGCTGTTTTGATTGGCTGTGGAGTGCAAAGTCATGTTTTGTGTCACGTTACGATGGAAATGATAGGCTGCCTCTGAAAAGGAATGTTTTACAGAATAGAAATGAGAAGCTTTTTAACCAAAAAGTAAAATATCTTTTGGGATCACTATGTCACTTTAACAAGGTGCTTTGGCATTTATTTGAGATTGctgtttaacaataaaaaatggatAGTTGCAATGGGACAAAACAttgatcaaatgttaaaaattatgtatattaATGGTTTAAGTGAAAACATGGAatgatagttttaaaaatttacaacaaatgGATTCAAGAAGAGACGGATCGAATCATATGTATAGCAAAGGGCTTTTCAGAAGATTGCTACTATTTTTATCATTGTTATACttatcattgtgacgtcaaaaaTATGACCTCTTGACCCGTTAAAAGGTTCACACAGAA
This is a stretch of genomic DNA from Crassostrea angulata isolate pt1a10 chromosome 4, ASM2561291v2, whole genome shotgun sequence. It encodes these proteins:
- the LOC128181965 gene encoding monocarboxylate transporter 12-like isoform X2: MPPKVSKDTTHGWLVVATCSAAFFLFIGNASCLGLVEVELSSLFKDSGSSLSAINALYNGLGWGLAPVVAALTKFFSCRLLSCCGSFLCFLGFFVASTSQSLPVIVFCTGVLPGIGFSLMVVSSNILLSEYFDKKRPLALIISVIGGGMGIVLFPHIFTTLNQTYGIHGTFLILSALNSHGIMFSILYDVSLANSKPNAMAIMRQVYRTVFDPELLRSARYTGVCAAYLLLYVAYGIPFLFLPVKNAKTGLSKEVTSLLISVSGISNLASRFIMAGLASTSGQRRRLFLSVSFAMNAVSFLFFPLFSDILFLSVGAVLFGFSAGIFISITPPVLIDLFGVDKLSSTLGTNYLVIGTGYLLGGPLMRDQL
- the LOC128181965 gene encoding monocarboxylate transporter 6-like isoform X1, with product MPPKVSKDTTHGWLVVATCSAAFFLFIGNASCLGLVEVELSSLFKDSGSSLSAINALYNGLGWGLAPVVAALTKFFSCRLLSCCGSFLCFLGFFVASTSQSLPVIVFCTGVLPGIGFSLMVVSSNILLSEYFDKKRPLALIISVIGGGMGIVLFPHIFTTLNQTYGIHGTFLILSALNSHGIMFSILYDVSLANSKPNAMAIMRQVYRTVFDPELLRSARYTGVCAAYLLLYVAYGIPFLFLPVKNAKTGLSKEVTSLLISVSGISNLASRFIMAGLASTSGQRRRLFLSVSFAMNAVSFLFFPLFSDILFLSVGAVLFGFSAGIFISITPPVLIDLFGVDKLSSTLGTNYLVIGTGYLLGGPLMRHLSLAMSAIDPVFYTSAGCTVMGMLLIMTVSCDGRNLARILKIIKRHFAPVSIPPVLPINTDGGIFTISYRKY